The DNA window TATTCCGCTTTCGCTCGCCGCTACTTACGGAATCGATTTTTCTTTCTCTTCCTCTGGTTACTTAGATGTTTCAGTTCACCAGGTTAGCTCAGGAATCCCGGGATCAGCACTCGTTTGTCAATTCCCCCGGGCTTTTCGCAGACTTCCACGCCTATCAAAGCCTTTCGACGCCAAGACATCCCCCATACGCCCTTAATTACTTGACCACATTTATTCAACCCTTTCCAATCACTATCGCTTAACCGGAGTTAGTTGATAGCCAACGAATCGTGTTCAATATCGTGCAAGTAACCCAACGCTTGCCAGCGTTGTCTACGAGATAACGATTCTCGTCTGCACTAACCAGCCACTACAGCCGATTAGATGCGCTACATTTTAGAGTCGTGAGAACAAAAAGCAGAATCTTACTGACAGTAAACTGTCAGGTAGAAACTGCATCTATTCGTATAAAGATGCCATCTACGTTTTACACAACCAAATTGTCAAAGATCATTGAGAAGCCGATCGCCGAAGCGATTGGTTTCTCGCCACCACATGGATGGGACTTAAGCGAGTCGTTTCGCGGTGCGAATGATTCGCTTAAGTCTCAGCCACGATTCCTTTTATAGTCTCAAGTCTCAGTCGGCTTCAAGGGGTGTTTCGCGTTTTTTTCGTTTTCGAAGTGAGCGAAACTTTGTGGTCTTGAGAAGAAGCTGAGTTTAAGTGTTTTGGTTTTCGTCGTCAACAGGTCAGGAGAAGTTTTTTTGTTTCGGCTGTCAGCGGATCTGAGAAGCAGTGTTTCCGCGTCGAGTAGTCGTTTCCATGTTTCTCGTGAGTTGTTTGACGTTTCCCTCTTCAACAAGGTGGGAATTATAGGAGCCCGGTCGCAGAGAGCAATGGGGGTTCATCGGAATTTCGCCGTTTCTTCTCCGGATATCGGTTTGTTACACGTTTTATGGGGTTTCCCGTCTTCATTTTCTTTTGCAAAGCGGTTTCTTCTGCCCCGTTTTCACCGGTTTACAGCCCTCGGAGGCACCGCTCTGAAGGCGAGTCCCAGCCCGTTTTTCAGCTAATCGGCTCTGCGTGCCCAGCGACGAGCTGTTTTTCGCCTCGCAGGCCAGCGGTCCAGCATGGATGGCGGTATGGCCCGGGGTTGTATTCGTCCGATTTGTCGCGAGAAGGATGATATCGGGTCGTTATCGGGGTAACTTGAGGAAGTTGTTCTTTGACGCCTTCGTTTGTTTCTGCAGGAGTTCCTCGATGAGGCTTTGTCGTTTCTCGCAGCAAGGGCTGCCCCAGGTCGGTTTCTACGGCGATGAGTTCGTCGTTCCACTGGACGCGGCTTCTGCCGCAGCTGCTGCCGCGGGCCAGAGTTTTTCGCTGCCTGGCGAGGCGGAGCTGTTGCCTTTGCTCCCGGGCGGCTCCCTTCATGCTGTCGCCCAGGGGTTATTCGACTGGCTCGGCAAACAGGATTCGACGCTCGTGGAATCGCTGCAGCTGAAGCTTGAGGAGGTGGAACTGCTGCTGCCCCAGCCGCGGCCCAACAAGCTTTTTCTGCTGGCTGGGAATTACGCGGCCCATATCGAAGAAGGCGGCGCCGTGGCGTCCGAACGGGCCGATACCTTTCCTTACGTGTTCATGAAGCCGCCTTCGACCACCCTCATTAACCCGGGCGAAGCGATCCGTATTCCGCAGGTTTCCCCTGCCCATGTCGACTGGGAACTGGAGCTGGCGGTAGTAATCGGCCGGGGCGGCAAGGGGATCTCCGAAGCCGAAGCCCTCAAGCATGTGGCCGGCTACACGGTGATCAACGACATTTCCGACCGGAAGTTCCGTCCCAATCCCGAGCGGAAGCCACGCGACAAAGACGGCTTCTTTGACTGGTTGCACGGGAAGTGGCACGACAGCTTTTGTCCGTGCGGTCCGTGTATTACGTCGGCGGAGGCGATCGCCGATCCCCAGAATCTGGAAATGAAGCTGCTGGTGAACGGCAAAATTCACCAGGATGCGTCCACCGGCCAGCAGATTTTCCCCGTGGCGGCGGTGATCGCCTTCATTTCCAGCTTTGTCACCCTGGAGGCGGGCGACATCATTTCCACCGGCACGCCGGCCGGAGTCGGGAATACGACGGGCGTTTATCTCCAGCCGGGCGACCAGGTGGAAGCTTATATCGGCTCGATCGGCTCTCTGCGGAACGCCGTGGTGGCCGAATAAAGCTGACGCGGACGTTCATCGCAGGGGCGACCTGCAGATAAGGGGCGTTCGGTCTTCGCCGCGCGGCGAAGACCGGGCCGTTATCGGCTCCACCAGACGGCCGCCCCGCAGTCCAGACGGCGACCGTCCCGGCAGGCGATCACCAGCGGCTGGGCGGAGATGGCGGCGCCCCGATGCGGCGTATACCGATGAACCAGCTGCGCCAGATTCTGTGGCGTAAAGCCAGGCGTGTGGCAGGTCGCCAGGAAAAATGCGTGGTCGCCTGTCAGCAGGCGGCCGCTACCGGCCAGCAGTTCGGGCAGCTGGCTCTCCAGTTGCCAGCGTTCCCCCTGGGGGCCGTGACCAAAACTGGGCGGATCCAGCAGCACGCCCTGGTAGGCGTTGCCGCGTTTCTCTTCCCGCTGGACAAATTTGGTCGCGTCTTCGGCGATCCAGCGGATGGGAGCCTCGGCCAGGCCGGAAAGTTCGGCGTTCCGGCGGGCCCAGGCGACGACATTCTTGGCGGCGTCGATATGTGTCACGGCCGCTCCCGACAGGGCCATCGCCAGGCTGGCGGCGCCGGTGTAGGCAAAAAGATTCAGCACTTTTGGCGGCTGGACGCTGGTTTTCGAACTGGACTGGATCTGTGCGTGCAGCCAGGGCCAGAACTGTGCGTGCTCGGGGAACAGGCCTACGTGGCCAAAAGGGGTCGGCTTGAGCTCAAAGGTCAAGCGTCCCGCCGGCGCTTCTGCCGTGATGTTCCAATGCGAAGGAAGAGCCTGGGGCGGCGTCCATTGGCCGCGTTCCCCGTCGGTGCGACGATGGCGGGCGTCGGCTTTCCAGGGGGATTTCCGGGGCGCTTCTCCAACAACGACCGGTGCGCCGCGGTCGAGTCGATAGGGGCCCCACTGCTCCAGTTTTCGGGCGTCGCCAAAATCGAGCAAGGCGTATTGGTCAGGCTTGAACATTTTTTGATTGTACGAGCCGATTCGCAACTTTTGACCCCGTTCCCCGCCGTTTTTCAGGCCGTGGAGGAAGCAGGTCTGTACCTTTTTTGCAGGGTCCTGCTCAAATTGTGCTGTGCAACGCTGGGCGGGCGGCTGAGGCCGATCCCTTTTTATCCCGCATCGCAATGCGGGCGAGAAGCACCAGGTCCTTCCATTGTTCCAGCGACAGCTTGCTGTAATCAATGTCCGAAGCGGACAATGCATTGACTAGCATGGGAAAAACCTGCTCCGCTTGTTCAAGCAGGCGAGCCCGACGGCGAATGTCGTGCACCAGGTAGGCGTTCAGGGGATGAGTTTTCATAGCAATCTCCTCATACGTTGAGAGAGGCGTTTCGTGGCAAGGTTCGTGTCTTTTGCAGTCTTCAAGCAACATTCAGGCCAAATGACCAAAGGTCGTACTCTCAAAGTTCATCCCTAAAGCGGCCGCACTGCGGACAGAATTCGTTCCGTTCTTACCGCCAGGTGCAGGGCCAACTGTCATCGGATTAGAAGCCGTGCGTCGTTTCGTCCGGTTCTGCTTCACTCGGACCAGCCCCTGTGGGAACCGTACTTTAGTGGTTGCGGCCGGCCAGGGAATTAACGCCGAATGAGGTGTTTTTTTGACAGGATTTTTCAAATTTCCTGGAAATAGGAATGATCTTGGGGCGCTCTCGGCTGGGCTGCTATACTCGGGCCTTCCGCCCGCGGCGGACAGGCCGCATTGCCGGAGGGCGATGCTTTGATTTTTTGAGTGCGGGACAGGGAGGTCGATTCGAATGCGATGGAAGTATTATCTGGCTGCGGGGCTGTTCGCTGCAGGTCTTGCCGCCTTGACGGTCCGGGCGGAAAGCGGCGACTCTCCACCGGCGCCGGCGGGGATTTCGGCTGTCCCAGCTGGGGCTAACGTTCTGCAGGCGGGCGAAAATTCCGCCGATTCCGGGGCCGTCACGCCGTCCACCGCTGCAGCCGATGCGATTTCGCCGTTCGCGGAATCTTTGCCCCCGCTGCTGGAAGATCAGCCACGAACGCCTGCCCCGGCGCCCAGTTTCCGCGATCCGCCCTGGCAGGAAATGCGGTCGGAAATCATGCAGATTCGCAAAGCGGTCGGCATTGATCCGCTGGCCGGCACCGCCCTGGAAACTTTGGCGTTGCCGGAGGGAGAGAATTTCTTCGAGCAGGGACTCGACCAGGCGGCCGACGACCGGCAGAACCAGGCCGTCGCCCGGTTTTCCGGCCCTGGCGCCCTGCCGCAGGAGACCGCGGCGCTCGACCCGAATTATGCGGTCAGTCTGCGAACGACGATTGCGATGATGCTGGCCCGTGCCGAACGGCTGGAGGCGGATCGCCAGTTCGAAGCCTCGGATCGCCTGCGGCGCCTGGCTCGCGGCCTGCGCCACGAAGCGCGTCTGGCCGAAGGCTGGCGACCGGCCGACTCGCACTAAACGGCCGATTGCCTGCCGGAGCGGTGGGCGGAGTGCTTTCGACTACGAAAACAGCGGCTGCATGTAGCCGAAGTCGCCAGACTTTGGAGGGAGTATCTGG is part of the Lignipirellula cremea genome and encodes:
- a CDS encoding class I SAM-dependent methyltransferase, giving the protein MFKPDQYALLDFGDARKLEQWGPYRLDRGAPVVVGEAPRKSPWKADARHRRTDGERGQWTPPQALPSHWNITAEAPAGRLTFELKPTPFGHVGLFPEHAQFWPWLHAQIQSSSKTSVQPPKVLNLFAYTGAASLAMALSGAAVTHIDAAKNVVAWARRNAELSGLAEAPIRWIAEDATKFVQREEKRGNAYQGVLLDPPSFGHGPQGERWQLESQLPELLAGSGRLLTGDHAFFLATCHTPGFTPQNLAQLVHRYTPHRGAAISAQPLVIACRDGRRLDCGAAVWWSR
- a CDS encoding fumarylacetoacetate hydrolase family protein, with product MRLCRFSQQGLPQVGFYGDEFVVPLDAASAAAAAAGQSFSLPGEAELLPLLPGGSLHAVAQGLFDWLGKQDSTLVESLQLKLEEVELLLPQPRPNKLFLLAGNYAAHIEEGGAVASERADTFPYVFMKPPSTTLINPGEAIRIPQVSPAHVDWELELAVVIGRGGKGISEAEALKHVAGYTVINDISDRKFRPNPERKPRDKDGFFDWLHGKWHDSFCPCGPCITSAEAIADPQNLEMKLLVNGKIHQDASTGQQIFPVAAVIAFISSFVTLEAGDIISTGTPAGVGNTTGVYLQPGDQVEAYIGSIGSLRNAVVAE